The Streptococcus iniae genome contains the following window.
CCTCATTTATTCTCCTTTAATCCTTTCACAACGTATTCAAATGACAATAAAAGCACCATTCTAAAAACCTTAGAATAATGCCTCCATTTCTATATATTTTTAATCTGCATCCAAAATTTGAATAACTTTTTTCATATCATTTAAAGATACTTGACCCGGTGCAAGAGGGGCATCCATTGATACAAAGGTCCATGATGACCCAACAACATCTCCAGATAAGCGGGAAATGCGTCCAAGCTTGCCCATCGACATGGTTGCATAGGTTTGTTCAGGATTCAATGCCTTAAATCCTCTGGTATAATTCATCAAGTCCAAAACATCCTGTTGGCTTTTAGGCATCACCGCAATTTTAACCACACGTGGAGCTAACTTGGTCATTTCAGAGAAAGATTCCATTAGGTTCTCAGGTGTCTCTTCAAAGTTATGATAAGACAAGATTAAATTAGGAAAATCCAACATTTCATTGAAGACAGCCTTATGGGTAAAGTATTCGAAATCAATATAGTCAGGGTTGTAAATAGCATTAATGTCTTTAATGATTGAGATATACTCCTGATCACTTAATGCAATATGCCCACCTTCTTGAGTGGTTCTAAGGGTAAAGATAATTTCCCTTCCTGAAAATTTTTCAAAAATGGCTGGCGCAACAGTTACAATTTCTTCCATTGGA
Protein-coding sequences here:
- the aroD gene encoding type I 3-dehydroquinate dehydratase, whose product is MKIVAPIMPTSLEEAQSIDVSKYEGVDLIEWRADYLPMEEIVTVAPAIFEKFSGREIIFTLRTTQEGGHIALSDQEYISIIKDINAIYNPDYIDFEYFTHKAVFNEMLDFPNLILSYHNFEETPENLMESFSEMTKLAPRVVKIAVMPKSQQDVLDLMNYTRGFKALNPEQTYATMSMGKLGRISRLSGDVVGSSWTFVSMDAPLAPGQVSLNDMKKVIQILDAD